A window of Streptomyces sp. NBC_01224 genomic DNA:
CGACGCGTACGCCGCCCATGGTGGCAGCGTGGGGTTCATAACCTGGCCCCGGCCTTAGTGAGGACTGGAGAGGGACTTCCATGCGTGACGCGTACCACGAGGAACTCGACTCGATCGGCGAGGGACTGGTCGAGATGGCCCGGCTCGTCGGGTCGGCGATCGGCCGGGCGACGACGTCCATGCTCGATGCCGATCTCAAGCTCGCGGAGAGCGTGATCGCCGCGGACCAGAAGGTCGACGACCTCCAGCACGACCTGGAGGCGCGGGCCATCGCCCTGCTCGCGCGCCAGCAGCCCGTGGCGACGGATCTGCGGATCGTGGTCACCTCGCTGCGGATGAGCGCCGATCTGGAGCGCTCGGGCGACCTCGCCCAGCATGTCGCCAAGCTGGCCCGGCTGCGGTTCCCGGAATCGGCGGTGCCGCACGACCTGCACGCCACCATTCTGGAGATGGGGCAGCTGGCGCAGCGCCTGATGGCCAAGGCGGCCGAGGTGATCATCACCAAGGACGTCGATCTGGCGCTCCAGCTGGAGCAGGACGACGACGAGATGGACCTGCTGCACCGCACGCTGTTCCAGCACCTGATGGACGACCGCTGGAAGCACGGCATCGAGACGGCCGTCGACGTGACGCTGCTCGGCCGCTACTACGAGCGCTTCGCCGACCATGCGGTGTCGGTCGCCAAGCGCGTGGTCTACCTGGTGACGGGCGAGCACGCCGACGAGATCCAGCAGCAGACAACGGTGGAGGGCGCGTAGCGGCGTACGCCGTCGCATCCCGTCGCACATGTGTCTCTGCGCGTGTGCGCCGTTGATGCGCCCGCCCGGTTGGGCATGCAATGGGGTGGGGCGGCACGCCTTGTCCGTACGCCCCGGTCGTACGCGCGTCGTCGTGGCGTGCGGCCCTGTCGTGCGCAATGAGGAGGAACCATGGCCGATTCCCCCACGACCGACCCCCAGCAGGAGGCACCCGCTGAAGTGGTGCACCTGACCGTGCTCGGCGCCTGCGGCTGCGGCTCGGGCTGCGGATGCGGATGCCAGTCCGGGGCCCCGTGCCAGTGCGGTGGCTGCTGCGGCTGACCGGCGGGCCTGCACGGAGCCGAAAAGGCGCCCCGCGCGGAGCGGACTGCTCCGCGCGGGGCGCCCTTCGTGTGCCGATGCGGCGCCGGGCGGCGTCCGCGCGTCCCTT
This region includes:
- the phoU gene encoding phosphate signaling complex protein PhoU, with product MRDAYHEELDSIGEGLVEMARLVGSAIGRATTSMLDADLKLAESVIAADQKVDDLQHDLEARAIALLARQQPVATDLRIVVTSLRMSADLERSGDLAQHVAKLARLRFPESAVPHDLHATILEMGQLAQRLMAKAAEVIITKDVDLALQLEQDDDEMDLLHRTLFQHLMDDRWKHGIETAVDVTLLGRYYERFADHAVSVAKRVVYLVTGEHADEIQQQTTVEGA